Proteins co-encoded in one Acanthopagrus latus isolate v.2019 chromosome 10, fAcaLat1.1, whole genome shotgun sequence genomic window:
- the tmem185 gene encoding transmembrane protein 185-like, whose product MNLRGLFQDFNPSKFLIYSCLLLFSVLLSLRLDGVIQWSYWAVFTPIWLWKLLVIIGASVGTGVWAHNPQYRAEGETCVEFKAMLIAVGLHVLLLMFEVLVCDRVARGNYFWLLVFMPLFFVSPVSVAACVWGFRHDRSLELEVLCSVNILQFIFIALRLDRIINWPWLVVCVPLWILMSFLCLVVLYYIIWSVLFLRSIDIIAEQRRTHITMAISWMTIVVPLLTFEILLVHKLDGHNSLSYVCVFVPLWLSLLTLMATTFGQKGGNHWWFGIRKDFCHFLLELLPFLREYGNVSYDLQRSEDPEAVEDLPVPEPPPKIAPMFHKKTGVVITQSPGKYFVPPPKLCIDMPD is encoded by the exons ATGAATCTAAGAGGACTGTTTCAGGATTTCAATCCCAG TAAGTTCCTGATCTActcgtgtctgctgctgttctccgTGCTGCTGTCCTTGAGGCTGGATGGAGTCATCCAGTGGAGCTACTGGGCCGTGTTCACCCCGATATGGCTGTGGAAGCTGCTGGTCATTATCGGGGCCTCTGTGGGCACCGGAGTCTGGGCACACAACCCCCAGTACAG GGCCGAGGGGGAGACATGTGTGGAGTTCAAGGCCATGCTGATCGCGGTGGGCCTCCACGTCCTGTTGCTGATGTTCGAGGTGTTGGTGTGCGACCGCGTGGCGAGAGGGAACTACTTCTGGCTGCTCGTGTTCATGCCTCTCTTCTTCGTGTCGCCCGTCTCTGTAGCAGCCTGCGTCTGGGGGTTCAGACACGACCGCTCCCTCGAG ctggagGTGTTGTGTTCAGTGAACATTCTTCAGTTCATCTTCATCGCTCTGAGGCTGGACAGGATCATCAACTGGCCGTGGCTG GTGGTGTGTGTCCCACTGTGGATCCTCATGTCCTTCTTGTGCCTCGTCGTCCTCTACTACATCATCTGGTCCGTCCTCTTCCTCCGCTCCATTGACATCATCGCCGAGCAGCGGCGGACCCACATCACCATGGCGATCAGCTGGATGACCATCGTGGTGCCGCTGCTCACCTTTGAG ATCCTGCTGGTGCACAAGCTGGACGGCCACAACAGTCTGagctacgtgtgtgtgtttgtgcctctgtgGCTCTCGCTGCTCACACTCATGGCGACCACGTTTGGTCAGAAGGGAGGAAACCACT GGTGGTTCGGCATCCGTAAGGACTTCTGCCACTTCCTGTTAGAGCTCCTCCCCTTCCTGCGGGAGTACGGCAATGTGTCCTACGACCTCCAGCGCAGCGAGGACCCCGAGGCGGTCGAGGATCTGCCCGTCCCTGAGCCACCGCCGAAGATCGCCCCCATGTTCCACAAGAAGACGGGCGTGGTGATCACGCAGAGTCCGGGGAAATACTTCGTCCCGCCTCCTAAACTCTGCATCGACATGCCCGACTAA